The following proteins come from a genomic window of Sorex araneus isolate mSorAra2 chromosome 1, mSorAra2.pri, whole genome shotgun sequence:
- the PGAP4 gene encoding post-GPI attachment to proteins factor 4: protein MSTPASPAAMLLRRLRRLSWGSTAVQLFVLTVVTFGLLAPLACHRLLHSYFYLRHWHLNQMSQEFLQQSLKEGEAALHYFEELPSANGSVPIVWQATPRPWLVITIITVDRQPGFHYVLQVVSQFHRLLQQCGPQCEGHQLFLCNVERSVSHFDAKLLSKYVPVANRYEGTEDDYGDDPSTNSFEKEKQDYVYCLESSLQTYNPDYVLMVEDDAVPEEQIFPVLEHLLRARFSEPHLRDALYLKLYHPERLQHYINPEPMRILEWLGVGMVLGPLLTWIYMRFASRPGFSWPVLLFFSLYSMGLVELVGRHYFLELRRLSPSLYSVVPASHCCTPAMLFPAPAARRTLTYLSQVYCHKGFGKDTALFSLLKAKGERAYVVEPNLVKHIGLFSSLRYNFQPSLL from the coding sequence ATGAGCACCCCCGCCTCGCCAGCTGCCATGCTGCTCCGGAGGCTGAGACGGCTCTCCTGGGGCAGCACGGCCGTGCAGCTCTTTGTCTTAACGGTGGTGACGTTCGGCCTGCTGGCCCCCCTCGCCTGCCACCGGCTTCTACACTCTTACTTCTACCTGCGCCACTGGCATCTGAACCAAATGAGCCAAGAGTTCCTGCAGCAGAGCTTGAAAGAGGGCGAAGCGGCCCTCCATTACTTTGAGGAGTTGCCCTCCGCCAACGGCTCCGTGCCCATCGTCTGGCAGGCCACCCCGCGCCCCTGGCtggtcatcaccatcatcacggTGGACAGGCAGCCCGGCTTCCACTACGTCCTGCAGGTGGTGTCCCAGTTCCACCGGCTGCTGCAGCAGTGTGGCCCCCAGTGTGAGGGCCACCAGCTCTTCCTGTGCAACGTGGAGCGAAGCGTGAGCCATTTCGACGCCAAGCTGCTGTCCAAGTACGTCCCGGTCGCCAACCGCTACGAGGGCACGGAGGACGATTACGGCGATGACCCGTCGACCAACTCATTCGAGAAAGAGAAGCAGGACTACGTCTATTGCCTGGAGTCATCCCTGCAGACCTATAACCCAGACTATGTCCTGATGGTGGAAGACGACGCCGTCCCCGAGGAGCAGATCTTCCCGGTCTTAGAGCACCTCCTGCGGGCTCGCTTCTCGGAGCCGCACCTCCGAGATGCCCTCTACCTAAAGCTCTACCACCCCGAGAGGCTCCAGCACTACATCAACCCAGAGCCCATGCGAATCCTGGAGTGGCTGGGCGTGGGCATGGTGCTGGGGCCCCTCCTCACCTGGATCTACATGCGCTTTGCCAGCCGTCCCGGCTTCAGCTGGCCGGTCCTGCTCTTCTTCTCCCTGTACAGCATGGGCCTGGTGGAGCTGGTGGGCCGCCACTACTTCCTGGAACTGCGGCGGCTGAGCCCGTCCTTGTACAGCGTGGTCCCTGCTTCCCACTGTTGCACCCCCGCCATGCTCTTCCCTGCCCCCGCGGCCCGCCGGACCCTCACCTACCTGTCCCAGGTGTACTGCCACAAGGGCTTTGGCAAGGACACGGCCCTGTTCTCCCTGCTGAAGGCCAAGGGCGAGCGGGCCTACGTGGTGGAGCCCAACCTCGTGAAACACATTGGACTCTTCTCCAGCCTCCGGTACAACTTCCAGCCCAGCCTGCTCTAG